In Pseudomonas coleopterorum, the genomic window GCAGCCCAGGTCCAGCGCCGCCTGGTCGCTGGCGCCCAGCCCGTTCGAAGCCAGGATCAACAGGATCGGACGCATCCGCTTGCCTGGCGCCAGGGCACCGTCGCGCATCGCCGTGGCCACCAGATCGCGCTCGTTGCTCGCCACGGGCAGCAAGGCGTCCAGCCGCGCTTCGATGGTGCAGCGCAGCAAGGCCATGTGCTCGGTAAAACCAGTATCGCTGGTCGCGGGCGTATCAGCTGTCATCGTTCCCTCTATTCTTGTTTCGAGTCCTGCGGGGCAGCCGGGGACGAGATTTCGGCAGGGTTCGGCCCGGGCGGAAACGTTCGCAAACAAGGAACGACTGCTCACCGCCGGTGCCTGAGCCTGTGAAGATGGACATACGTTATGCGAATATGAGCGCGCCGTACAACTCTCTACCATGGACAGACCGCAGGCAGCCGTAAATGATCCTGAGCAATGGAGCTGACATGAAGCCCGACGAGTTGAGTCGACGCAAGGATGACCATCTGGATATCGTCCTGGATCCGCTCAGGGCGATCACGCGCATGGGCGCGGGCTGGGACACTATTCAGTTCGAGCATTGTGCCTTGCCTGAGCTGGACCTTGCAGACATCGACCTGCGCAGTTCCCTGCTCGGCATCGACCTGCAGGCGCCGTTGCTGATCAGCTCCATGACCGGCGGCGCCTTTCGCGCCGTCGCGATCAACCGGCACCTGGCCGAAGCGGCGCAGGCCCTGGGCATCGCCATGGGCGTGGGGTCCCAGCGGGTCAGCCTGCAGACCGGCAACGACCAGGGGCTCACCCGCGAGCTGCGGCGCATCGCCCCGGACATCCCGCTGCTGGCCAACATCGGTGCAGCGCAGTTGCTCGAAAACGGTGGCATGGACCTGGCCCAGCGCGCGGTCGACACCCTGGAAGCCAGCGGTTTGATCATCCATCTCAACCCGCTGCAGGAAGCCGTTCAGCCCGAAGGTGACCGTCACTGGCGCGGCGTGCTCGCGCAGATCGCCCGGGCGGTGACGGTGCTCAAGGTGCCGGTGGTGATCAAGGAAGTCGGCGCGGGGCTCTCCGCCCGCGTGGCGCAGACCTTGGTCGAGGCCGGCGTGCAGGTCATCGATGTGGCCGGTGCGGGCGGGACCAGTTGGGCTGCGGTCGAAGGCGAACGCGCAACTCGGGCAGCGGACCGCGCGGTGGCCATGGCCTTCGCCGGCTGGGGCATTCCCACCGCCACCTGCGTGCAGACGGTCCGTCAGGCGCTGCCCGACGTACGCTTGATCGCTTCGGGCGGCGTGCGCGATGGCGTCGATGCGGCCAAGGCCATCCGCCTCGGCGCCGACCTCGTCGGTCAGGCCGCCAGTGTGTTGCCGGGCGCTACGCTGTCCACGGAAGCTGTGATCGAACACTTCGAAGTGGTCATTCGCCAGCTTCGCGTGGCCTGTTTCTGCACCGGTTCGGCCAATCTGGCAGGGCTGCGCCATGCCCGTCTGCTCGATTCGCAGGCTCTGCCTCGATGAGTCATTTCGGCATTGTCGCGCCCGCCTATTACAGTCATTTCCACGCGTTGCAGGCGCTGGCCCCGGAGCTGATGCAGCGCGGTCATCGAGTCACCTTCTTTCACCAGGCCGACGCCGCGCGGTGGGTCACGGCCCCCGGTATCGGCTATTGCGTGCTGGGCGCAGCCAGCCACCCGCCCGGCAGCCTGCAACGCAGTCTGCGCCTGGCGGCCAGCCCCGGCACACCCTGGGGCCTGCGGCAGATCATCGAGCAGTTGGCCGCCACCACACGCATGTTCTGCGACGAACTGCCGGCTGTACTGGAGCAGCACGGTGTCGACGCGCTGCTGTGCGATCAGATGGAAGCGGGCGGTGGCCTGGTCGCGGAAAGCCTGGGGCTGCCCTTCGTCTCGATCGCCTGCGCCCTGCCGGTCAACCGCGAGCCGGGCCTGCCGCTGCCGGTGATGCCGTTCGCCTACGACACGGATGAGCGCAGCCTGCACATGTACCGCGGCAGCACCCAGGTCTACGACTGGCTGATGAAGCCCCATGCCCGCGCCATCCAGGGCGCCGCGAAAGCCCTCGGACTGGCGCCGCGCAGCGCTCTGCACGAGTGCCTTTCGCCGTTGGCGCAGATCAGCCAGACGCTGGCGGGCTTCGACTTCCCGCGCCAGGCTGCGCCGCCGCATCTGCACGCGGTCGGTCCGCTGCGCACCGCCACTGCGGCCACCAGAGGCAGTTGGTCGATCAACCCAGAGCGCCCGTTCGTCTTCGCAAGCCTGGGCACCCTGCAGGGCCAGCGTCTGGGCATGTTCGAACAGATCGCCAAGGCCTGCCGGCAACTCGATGCCCAACTGCTGATCGCCCACTGCGGCTTGCTCGATGCAGCGGCCGAAAAACGCCTGGCTGCGCTCGGCGCCACCTGGGTCACCGATTTCGCCCCGCAACAGTGGGCCTTGGAACAGGCCGATGCAGTGGTCACCCACGGCGGACTGAACACCGTGATGGATGCCATCGCCAGCACCACCCCGATGCTGGTGATGCCCATCGCCTTCGACCAGCCCGGCGTGGCCGCGCGGGTCCGCCATCATGGCCTGGGCCTGCAATTGCATCGTCGCGCCCGCTCGCCGCGCATCGCCCAGGCGCTGCGTGAGGTCCT contains:
- the fni gene encoding type 2 isopentenyl-diphosphate Delta-isomerase, yielding MKPDELSRRKDDHLDIVLDPLRAITRMGAGWDTIQFEHCALPELDLADIDLRSSLLGIDLQAPLLISSMTGGAFRAVAINRHLAEAAQALGIAMGVGSQRVSLQTGNDQGLTRELRRIAPDIPLLANIGAAQLLENGGMDLAQRAVDTLEASGLIIHLNPLQEAVQPEGDRHWRGVLAQIARAVTVLKVPVVIKEVGAGLSARVAQTLVEAGVQVIDVAGAGGTSWAAVEGERATRAADRAVAMAFAGWGIPTATCVQTVRQALPDVRLIASGGVRDGVDAAKAIRLGADLVGQAASVLPGATLSTEAVIEHFEVVIRQLRVACFCTGSANLAGLRHARLLDSQALPR
- a CDS encoding glycosyltransferase; the encoded protein is MSHFGIVAPAYYSHFHALQALAPELMQRGHRVTFFHQADAARWVTAPGIGYCVLGAASHPPGSLQRSLRLAASPGTPWGLRQIIEQLAATTRMFCDELPAVLEQHGVDALLCDQMEAGGGLVAESLGLPFVSIACALPVNREPGLPLPVMPFAYDTDERSLHMYRGSTQVYDWLMKPHARAIQGAAKALGLAPRSALHECLSPLAQISQTLAGFDFPRQAAPPHLHAVGPLRTATAATRGSWSINPERPFVFASLGTLQGQRLGMFEQIAKACRQLDAQLLIAHCGLLDAAAEKRLAALGATWVTDFAPQQWALEQADAVVTHGGLNTVMDAIASTTPMLVMPIAFDQPGVAARVRHHGLGLQLHRRARSPRIAQALREVLALSIQPFARLSAELASAGGTLKAADIIETAIDTRQPVLAGALA